In the genome of Mangifera indica cultivar Alphonso chromosome 9, CATAS_Mindica_2.1, whole genome shotgun sequence, the window ATCACAGTGGCCAGGGCATGGCTTTTGTCATCTCACCCACCACGGACTTCAGTAAAGCTGTTGCAACTGGATATTTTGGGCTCTTCAATATTTCAACCAATGGCCGCTCTACAAATCATATCTTCGCGGTTGAGCTTGACACTGTACAAAGTGGTGAATTTGAAGATATTAATGGAAACCATGTGGGGATTGATGTGAACAGCCTGACTTCTGTTGACTCTGCACCAGCAGCTTATTTTTCTGATAAAGAAGGGAAGAACGAAAGCCTGGACCTAGCTAGTAGAAATCCAACACAGATTTGGATAGACTACAATGGGGCAGAAAAATTACTCAATGTAACCCTTGCTCCAATTAGAATCCCAAAACCCAAAAAGCCTCTCTTGTCAAAATTGATCGATCTATCTGAAATTCTTTTGGACTCTATGTATGTTGGTTTCTCTGCTTCAACTGGTACTCGTGAAAGTGAGCACTACATTCTCGGATGGAGCTTCAATGAAACTGGGCAATCACAAAGCCTTGACATTTCAAAGCTTCCTTCTCTTCCACCCACCAGGAAAGCAAGTGAGAAAACAGATCCACTGATCATCATTTTGCCTGTAGCCGCACTGGTTATGCTGATAATAATTGGTGGAGCTGTTTACATTGTGAGGAAGAAGAACTATGAAGAAGTATTTGAAGACTGGGAAAAACAATATGGTCCTCATAGGCTCTCCTATAAGAATCTGTATGAAGCAACCAAAGGCTTCAAAGACAAGGAGGTCATCGGGCAAGGCGGTTTCGGAAAGGTGTACAGAGGCGTACTTCCTTCTTCGAATGTACAAATTGCAGTCAAAAGAATCACCCGCGACTTGGATCAAGGGATGAAGCAGTTTGTTGCAGAGATTGTAAGCATGGGAAGGCTAAGGCACAGGAACTTGGTGCAACTCCAGGGATATTCCAGGCGAAAGGGAGAACTTCTATTGGTCTATGAATATATGCCTAGTGGAAGCCTTGACAAAATTTTTACAGCAATAAAAAGCCAGGCCTTAACTGGTTTCAGAGGTTTCAGATTCTCAGAGGTGTAGCTTCTGGCCTCCTTTACCTCCATGAAGAGTATGAACAAGTTGTTTTACATAGAGACATAAAACCTGGCAATATTCTTTTGGATGGTGATCTAAACGCAAAATTGGGAGATTTCGGTTTCGCTAGATTATATGATCATGGTAGCCACCCACAAACCACCAACCTGATAGGCACAGTGGGTTATCTGGCTCCAGAGATGCTTAAAACTGGAAAGGCAACTACTGGTACAGATGTATATGCTTTTGGAGTTTGTATGCTTGTGGTGGCTTGTGGAAGGAAGCCTATAGAGCCTGGAAAGGAAAATTTGGTTGATTGGGTTGTTGATTTCTGGTATAGAGGAGACATTCTTGATGCCAGTGATCCTAGATTGGCGGGCATATATGACAGAGGGCAAATGAGTTTGGTTCTGAAATTAGGGCTCTATTGCTTAGAGTATAACCCAGAAACAAGGCCTAGCATGAAGCAGGTGATGCAGTATTGCCAAATGTAGCACCTGAAAGCTTTGTGATTGCTTCTTTCACTACAAGTAATAAAGCTTATGAAACTGCTGACTCATTTCGGTTGTCGGGCGAAACTAGTTCCACTCACATCTTCTCTGCCATTGATCCAAACGTTACAACTGGCAATTGAATCTACCGATTTTCATACAAACCCAGTTTTCATTTTAGGAAAATGAAAGTTAAATTTATGGATAAACCAGGCTCTTGGTGTGATCCTGTGAATATTTGGAGTCcattatttaatttctcttcGACATGTTTATAATGAGCAATACTTTGTGTACAAAATCTTTGTAAATTAAAGAATATTACATGTCAAACAGACAAGATTTTTACATCAATTAGTAGAGAATAGTTCACATTAATAGTTTTGTTCCCAAAAGAATGATTTGAATGGTTGCTTATCTCTTTGATGCATTCAAATTAGCTactaaatttatcttttcttttc includes:
- the LOC123225339 gene encoding LOW QUALITY PROTEIN: putative L-type lectin-domain containing receptor kinase II.2 (The sequence of the model RefSeq protein was modified relative to this genomic sequence to represent the inferred CDS: inserted 1 base in 1 codon) encodes the protein MAAARRSLHFWVILHLCLISMAIAQGENQFIYHGFNEAKLRLGGIANVLPSGLLQLTNISEIQTGRAFYQFPIKFNISSSQSLSFSTNFVFAIVPSEFDHSGQGMAFVISPTTDFSKAVATGYFGLFNISTNGRSTNHIFAVELDTVQSGEFEDINGNHVGIDVNSLTSVDSAPAAYFSDKEGKNESLDLASRNPTQIWIDYNGAEKLLNVTLAPIRIPKPKKPLLSKLIDLSEILLDSMYVGFSASTGTRESEHYILGWSFNETGQSQSLDISKLPSLPPTRKASEKTDPLIIILPVAALVMLIIIGGAVYIVRKKNYEEVFEDWEKQYGPHRLSYKNLYEATKGFKDKEVIGQGGFGKVYRGVLPSSNVQIAVKRITRDLDQGMKQFVAEIVSMGRLRHRNLVQLQGYSRRKGELLLVYEYMPSGSLDKXFYSNKKPGLNWFQRFQILRGVASGLLYLHEEYEQVVLHRDIKPGNILLDGDLNAKLGDFGFARLYDHGSHPQTTNLIGTVGYLAPEMLKTGKATTGTDVYAFGVCMLVVACGRKPIEPGKENLVDWVVDFWYRGDILDASDPRLAGIYDRGQMSLVLKLGLYCLEYNPETRPSMKQVMQYCQM